One region of Oryza glaberrima chromosome 7, OglaRS2, whole genome shotgun sequence genomic DNA includes:
- the LOC127779701 gene encoding uncharacterized protein LOC127779701 isoform X1, whose translation MSSGSGGVLVLRRVAGAAAALASSGSDILYLDEQRERQRRSAALGKEGRDDDGQDKLAAAKERSPQLYDDLYWKKAYEQDDKAIKWLLLTGNFFGFSIGLYVLSYLHKA comes from the exons ATGagcagcgggagcggcggcgtcctcgtccTCCGGCGAgtagcgggagcggcggcggcgttggcgagcAGCGGGAGCGACATCCTCTACCTCGACGAGCAGCGGGAGCGGCAGCGTCGCTCGGCGGCGCTTGGGAAGGAAGGGCGTGACGACGACGGGCAG GATAAGCTTGCAGCCGCCAAAGAACGCTCTCCACAACTTTATGACGA CCTCTACTGGAAAAAGGCTTATGAACAAGATGATAAGGCCATTAAGTGGCTTCTACTCACTGGCAACTTCTTCGGATTCAGCATTGGTCTATATGTTTTGTCTTATCTCCACAAAGCTTGA
- the LOC127779701 gene encoding uncharacterized protein LOC127779701 isoform X2 — translation MAMRALLPKLRIPAAASRRTLPPFRSSSTASQDKLAAAKERSPQLYDDLYWKKAYEQDDKAIKWLLLTGNFFGFSIGLYVLSYLHKA, via the exons ATGGCCATGCGCGCTCTGCTCCCCAAGCTGAGGATCCCGGCGGCCGCTTCCCGCCGGACTCTCCCGCCGTTTCGCTCTTCATCCACCGCCTCTCAG GATAAGCTTGCAGCCGCCAAAGAACGCTCTCCACAACTTTATGACGA CCTCTACTGGAAAAAGGCTTATGAACAAGATGATAAGGCCATTAAGTGGCTTCTACTCACTGGCAACTTCTTCGGATTCAGCATTGGTCTATATGTTTTGTCTTATCTCCACAAAGCTTGA